Within the Telopea speciosissima isolate NSW1024214 ecotype Mountain lineage chromosome 4, Tspe_v1, whole genome shotgun sequence genome, the region CAATCCAGATTTGGGTCTCTAGATGGGTGTGGGTCCTGTGGGAGCGTGGATGTTGGGGGGGCCCTTTGGtaatatatattctttttgaaAGAAACACTAGGTAggatttaatattaattttccTAAAGAGCAAACGTTGGGTGGGGATTTGGACCCAAAGATAGTGaaacttaggctgtgtttggtatgtatttttaGAATACATTgtattttaggtcaatttcGCATTCATGAATGATAAAAACAAAACTAGTTGTTTTTCTCATTCAAGAATgtaaaattgacctagaatgcatatcaaacacaacctttATCCTGATTGGTAATATCTTGATTAGTGCAATGATAAATATTAGAATTATCAGATAGCCATCATCGGAGcgattaataaataatttggtgCATTTGTATCCCTTCCATTGAGAAGCAGGCTTGgatgcaacggtaaggttgctctattgtcaTCTAGTAGTCGCAAGTTTTAGTCAGGGAACAGTCTCTCCGCAAAACAAAATGTTTGTCACTCACCCTTTTGATCCCAAGACcacataattaattaaatttgaaCATATATAGGTTACACAATCTCATATTTTGTAATTTCAGATGATAACTAATCTTCTGTCTTGAAGTGAGCTAATATAGTAAAACAAAATGAAgtaaaatattataattttaaatcaaaatttcaatttaCTATGCTTTTGGGTGTAATGCAAAATTTTATTAGAATAAATATGATCTTGTCATTGCAGTTCACATGCATTCTGTATGTGACGTGTACGACAGTTTGGCTTATTTTCAATCAATGGATGTAGGATTAATCCTTCATCCATGAATTCTTCACGTCCATCTGAATATATCTGTTATTACAACAAAATGCATTCTACATCAATGGAATACATGACAGACATGTAggatatttttatattttagtaTAAATAATAACCTCCTTAAATGGTTGGCCTTTTTGACGGAATCGCATAGATGTTGCATAGCCATTGTGCAACATTTCTCAATTTTGGATTTTATCTCTCCTATTTCTGAGGTTGTGGATTAGTGGGATACTCACTCCATATAATTTTTAGCCATTATGGGAGGCTAGAGATTATCCATATAAGAGGAGACATATGTCCTCCCTCTAGCATACACAACACACAAGTCCTTATTATCTTGTGAGTATTACTGATAAGGTCAAAGGGAGAAACCTTGTCTTCTTGTAACTCTTATCTGACGTAGCAGTGGTAGACTCGAAGTAGGAAGCTATCAACGGCTTCATCATTGTTTGTAGGAATCAACAATTCGATGGTGAATGGTATTTCTTGTTCCCATGTCGATTATTTGTGATTCAAGCATGTGTGGGAAAGATCCTATTTGTGTGTATAGAAGGGTATTAACCCCTTACAAGACACCCAAAGACCCAATTGCCCAAAACACAATCTGAcaatctttttctttatttcatcacttcaaccaaacaaacaataagaatgagaaagagaggatacaaaatAACATTGACTGTGAGATTAGCATTTTGACTTTAAAATTATTCCTTATAGCAGCATCTAGTTTGTTCATCAGATTCTAAGTATATATATCAAGAATAGAAGGTTACAAATATTATCTACTAAGCTGAAAGGCCTAAAGTGTGTAACAGCCTGTCATAAGAATATGAAGGTAATAACTTGCTTTACCTTTACAATGGAAAAGACAATAAttaaaatggccatagtacatATGTTGAAGAAAAGTAGATTTCAAGAAACAAAACTAAGAAGGAAAAGCCATCTATCCCACAATATATCTTCCCCAACCCATTTGAAACCCTTTGTGGATGCTGAACTATGCTACTAGCATCATCAGAATTGTTATAGcttattgtttctttttttctgttgttGAGCTTATATAATGCCAAGGGATCCTTTACTAGTTGGTGGTGTGATAGGTGATGTGCTAGATCCTTTTAATAGAAAAGTATCTCTGAGAGTCACCTATGGTTCAAGGGAAGTTAGAAATGGTTGTGAATTTAAACCCTCAGTAGTAGTTAACCAACCTAGGGTTGACATTGGAGGAGATGATCTGAGAAACTTTCATACACTGGTATGTCTTGTGgcttcatttgatttttttttttcttctcattttctgCATTTGGTTTGTGTTTTTCAAATAGTTTCTTTATCTTGCAGATCATGGTAGACCCTGATGCTCCAAGCCCAAGTCACCCAACCCTAAAAGAATATTTGCATtggttactctctctctctctctctctctctctctctcaacatgGCTTAAAAGCTAATGACTCACAACATGATCACAGCTGCTAACAACTTTCTTTTCTGAAAATCTGTTAACTTAGCTTCCTATCATGGTTTTCAGGTTGGTAGTAGATATTCCTGCAACTACAGGAGCATCTTTTGGTAAGAAACTCAAGTTCTTAACATTTGAATCCTATTAATATTATTCtgttttttgttatttatgtTTCCACTTCTCTAATCAATGAgaataatgaaaaatggatcACCAGAGTCAACAAGAATAATCTCATTAACATCCctgaaaaatgaaatttctaCAGCTAGGGTTTAACACACACAATGCAATGCGCATAGGTGAGTTTGTGTCTTCCAATCATTGAATTCCCCTAGATTTGGACAACAATGCATATTAACAGTAATGTGTAGAGACAATTGGTTCAATGGTGTTCtcgtaattttattttttttggttcaatgaTTTCTCCTAATTTTTCTTTGTCAACAACTAGGTTATTGggagaatagtcccacattggttaccTCTGAGACCCCCTGTCCATGTTTGACGAATCAGTATCGGATTGGTTGTATCGGTCAATTCGTATTGGTATCAAAATCCTATATTGGTGGATCGATACAGACCaatggtaaaaatgtaaaaagatttttttttttttggaagaaaacaaGGTAAATTTGTCCGATCCAGATTAGATCGGATCGATATAGATTACTGAAATCCAACTCCTATCCCCTCATGTTCATACTTGTGAGTCTTCCACTCAATAGTTTGACCTATCTGGTTGGATATTTACAATCCCTAATATGCTTGCGCTGGTTGAATAGTCTCACATggatttaataaacaaaaaaatcaataagCTCAGGCCGTTGGATGTCTAAGCTATcaagtgtcgacatctccacctagcactgttCTACTGCACTGCACACGtttattggagaggattattttccgtTTCACATTGATTACCCCTGATACCTTTGGTCCCCCTCATATAAGTGATACGTGTGAGTCCCTCCATCTAATAGTTTTAGCTTTTGAATTAGATATTTACAAAACCCTAACATGCCTTTCTATAACTCAGtcaagatttttcaaaattttttttttttaaatccattGACCTACCCATTTCACTATTTCAGCCCTACCACCCaccattttatttaaaaaaggTGCAACTCTTCAATGCTTTTGAAATAGTTTTCTCTCATTCAAGTTGAAAACATTCCAAACCTTTTTGTTTGGCTTCTTGTTATTTGATTTCTCATCTTTTCGTACACTTGAgagttttcaaattttatttttcgtACACATTAAGAGTTTCCACTTTGAATCTAGAGCTATCATTAGAGATGCAACTAGGGAGTGGCCATTACTAATTTGGGTCATGGGTCATaaaaggaagggagagaatATCTCTGTGAGTGTCAGGaccacaaaaccctaaacacaAATTAAGCATACACTCAAGCTGCCATTGATTGTGGAGAAACACGATTTTCAATACaaattaatttttattcttaaaagcATTTTTGTTATGAGTGTAAAACAGATTTTCCACTAATTTTAGTCGCATAGAAACAGAACATGTGGgtcataaaatttttttttttttaatttattttgttattgTAATGAATCTTATTGATTTTACTATACCTTTAGAAAAGATGTAAAGAAGGTTTGTGAAAAAATTAAAGGaatatatgggaaaaggctGGTCACGTGGTCAGGTAGGTtgcaagtttggtcctgtcAGCCTGAACGCACCCTTGTCCGCTctaagcccgaacagggcctgggctgagatatttggccctgaggacaggtcagggctagaaatttctgaccctgagtcagagtcgggtcgggttagggttgagacctcgagctaagcttggcccctCCCGGCCCGActctgatttaagttatactataaaatatatgttGATATAATATCTAGATtatataaactttaaacatcacccacatttttttaaatgaagacaataagtgatataatacattttattatagtgttattttacgttaaATTGATAATATTCTCcccggcccattccagcccatgcatttctttccccctccccatgatcagggccaatcagggtcaacccagcccgaccctgagggtgggtcagggttggatttttctggccctgagtcagggtggGGTCGGGCTTGGACCTAGCTAAGggaacttagggttgggctagggttctataaagcccggaccaacccgaccctgttgcagccctatagTCAGGTGCCCAACAtatgtcatcctctctcctcccactTTGGAGAAGACCCCTTCCCTTCTGTGTCTAGCCTTATGTTCAGTGTATGCCGCTAGCTTACCGAAAGTTGGCGACATGCTATAAAGGTGCTAGttgattttagggaaaaagaagactGCCAAGCTGCATGGAgcctatgcccaaacacaggaagggtgaaatgaccgctccaccccctatgaaatgaaaaatcccaccctAGTTGGATACTCCcatgtgtgctctcattggccccagcAGTGGTGTAGGGGCCATGCAACATGCCAGCTATCCCCCTACCTTGATTTtatagtttaccaaaaaaaaagtttccatCCACCACCCGGTGAATAGATTCCCACCATCCTAGGGATGTAAAGAAGTCCAAAAATAATTATGTGGACCACTACAAAATACAAGACATAAAAACCCAACAATCCTCTTTCGTTGTCCTGACACCTTGTTTCTCATCCCTTCCATATCAACTTCTTCCTCAATAGAAAACAATGCCGCCCGGAAAACTAGATTTCAAGCCTGATCTCAAAAAACTCTCTCCAAGAAGAATCATTTGATCTTTCTGAATCCACCATTTTATCTTCATCAGTTGCAGAATCAAATGGCTCGAATTGTTCATAATGCAGCTGATTTCAGGTGACTCAAAACCATTTCAAGCCCCTTGACTATGGGGCTAAGTTAGGCGGCCCAGATCTGTGACAAAGTGTACCAGCCCTTAAGCCCATTTTGGCCCATTCATCTTATTTTCAAACCTAGCTTAGTCTATCCACAATAATATCTTTAGGCATGTAAAACttgattcaataaaaataaGTGATTTAAAGAGATATAATTGGATCATTttaatcataattaattatgaatTTTACTTGTTAATTAGTATCATTGTTTTTCTCAGGGCAAGAGATAATATGCTATGAGAATCCACGGCCAACAATTGGAATTCATCGGTGTGTTTTCGTGTTATTCCAGCAACTTGGAAGACATACTGTCTATGCTCCAGAATGGCGTCAAAACTTCAACACTAGAGACTTTGCCAATGTTTACAATCTCGGCTTGCCGGTTGCTGCCCTTTATTTTAACTGCCAAAGAGAGAATGGTTCCGGCGGACGGAGACCAGAAATGAGCATTCCTTGACACTTGAAACTTGAAAACTAAGAAATTAAGATATGGATGCCTAGATGCAATATGAATCTCATTTCTTCATCCTATCATTTCCATATATAAATCATGTTAAGTATGGCTAAAGCTTCTACAAGAAATAGttctagtttctatttattATATATGGTAGAAACTGTTTTCATGCCAAGAGCATTTAGATTCTTAGAAACACTAACAATATTGGtttgcacccccccccccccataggAACGTTTAGGAACCATAATCTTAATCTTTGGGGCTTTGCAATCTCTTTTAAGGATAATTTGCCcaaaaaaagacataaaaatgcATAAATTTTGTGAATTCCTACTATTCTTAGTAGGAGACCAAAAAAAGGGGTGTttgagagagggggggggggggggggagcaaaaTGGCTCATATACAATCCAAAACACTTAACAATTTCTTCTTGGTAAAAAAGTATATACCCTTCTTTCAATGATAATGTTGTATTTGCTTCCTCAAAAAATGTGGAATAGAAGAAAGTTGTGTTGTGAAAAACAAATATTTGAAAAGATTCCATtgtgaagagaaatgaaaagctaacagagaataaaaaaacttaatttcctcttttctttaatATGTACATGTTttttaggtcgattttgcattctcgaacgataaaaatagttgtttatatcatccaagaatgcaaaatcaacaagaatgcataccaaatacaacATAAAATTTATCAACAAAGATTCTCGTACTAAAAGTAGTCTTTCTACCTCTTCTAGCCGGGGTTTTTAATTGAGAATGTAGAAACTATAGGCATGGTTTTCAATAAACAAGTACTTTTGAGAGCTATTGTTTTCTTCTTAATGAAGTCTACATGCTTGTTATATAGTTAGTGCTAATTAAGTTTCTCTCCGCCCCATCCTAATCTATCAACTTGCACTAAAATTGAGTAAGGTTCCATAGGGGACAAGAGTAACCAATATCTTTAAGTATGTGAGTGTTGTACCCTAGAATCCCATCTTCACCTCCATGGTTTGAAATTTTTAGTAGAAAAAAGAATCGAAATTggtgaaatattttggtttcgtaAGAAAAATAATTCCCAATAGAGCGGTTGCCAGCCAACTCAACCACACCTGTTAGTTTGTGTTTGTAGTGTTCTTGATGATTTTTGGGTTGATGCAGTCATACTTTACATATCATGTTTATAGTGTTCTCAATGAATTTCTGGCTCACTGCATCACTTCATAAATCATGTTTGATGTGTTCTCGATTAGTTTTTGGATCATCACTGCATCTATGCTTGTCATCTTGTATTTTCCATGTTTTTGATGATTTTTCAAATTCATTGCATTTATACCTTTGTCATAGAATCACAAAATAGATTCGTCGCCATTTGATTGTAAACAAACATTAGTCGTTCCCTATCAGATGATCCATGTTATCGTGTTTTCGATGATTTTTCAAATTGATTACACTTATCACTCATCGTACTCACCATGTTTTCGATGATTTTCTGAATTCATTGCTGTTAAATTTATCACCGACCACAATATTTGCCGTGTTTTTTATGAATTTCCAAATTCACCGCATTTACACCCCTATCCCTCGCGATGTTTTCAATGATTTTCCAAATTCACTAGTTTTCTTTCGCATCCTTGAGCAAAGTGCTAGAATTGTTTTTGCTCGTCGCTTGACATAATGAGAAGTTTTATCTTTGACTATCGTTTATAGAGTGCCCTAAGTCAAAGAGAGACATTTTATAGACACCTCATGTTTGTCACTGTGAAGGTTGTGCATGGCGATGACGATCAAATCCCCAAGGGCATTATTTAGGCTTTGTGGAGTAGCTTTAGGCTCTCCTACACCTCAGACTTCatttaggaatttttttaacatttggtatcaacgACCAAAAATGCTACTGGTAGGATTTGGCCTGGTATGAGTCGAGTTAGTCGGTCAATAATCTATACTTTGTGTTGTTAAACTAATCAATTATATTTCAATTTGGCAAACCAACCTTGTCTTAACCTAGCCTAGGTTGGAATCGGCAAGAACACGTGCAAAAAAACCACACTAAGTCTTATCTTTGACTATCATTTATAGAGTGCCCAAAGTCAAAGAGGGACATTTTATAGACACCTCATGTTTGTCACCATGAAGGTTGTGCATGGCGATGACGATCAAATCTCCAAGGGCATTATTTAGGCTTTGTGGAGTAGCTTTAGGCTCTCCTACACCTTAGACTTCatttaggaatttttttaacatttggtatcaacgACCAAAAATGCTACTGGTAGGATTTGGCCAGGTACGAGTCGAGTTAGTCGGTCAACAATCTATACTTTGTGTTGTTAGATTAatcaattttatttcaatttgacAAACCAACCTTGTCTTAACCTAGCCTAGGTTGGAATCGACAAAAACACGTGCAAAAGAACCACACTATTGGGAGTTGACATGCAATAATGAATGGTCAACACTAGGGGTGtcacttatcaaaaaaaaaaaaaaaaacactaggggtgtcaattggccCAGCTCTAGGCTATCGGTCCAATTCCTTAATGGTTTCAGCCCTAAGGGGTCAGGACCAAGACTGGACTAATAAGCTAATCGGTTCCAAACCTAAGATCCTGGATCATTAACTAATAGGGGGGCTGGTTTTGGTTCTTACACGGTTACAagcaattcaaaataaaaaaataaaagattctCTAACACATGCTACAATATTCAATAATATTACAATAAGATATTAATTTCATTCAAATGCAATATGCAATCCACTATCATTTTGTTTTCAAATCACGGAAGTACTCCATATTACCTCTTATTTTGTATTCAATTAATTACGAACCTcataagttaggattattttaaggtatatTCTTAAGTTTGCATTCCCAAATGGACCTTTAAATTACAATTAAATCTTTGGAAAAATTGCATATGAGACAAGTAGTACCAGTCAAAATGAAAGACTTAAAAACTAAAGGGGTTGACCTTAGCTCTCATGACCTTAAGTCTTatgaattatataatatatagggttAGGATGTGAATTTGTTTCGGTTCTAACGGTTCCTAATTGGTCTATCTGTCCTGGAACCATTGggagaccaataacttaattgGACGATCCAAAATCGGACCAATAACTTATCGGTAGCTCTATAATTGGACCAATAAACTATTGAGTGGGTTGGTTCCGGTCCAAATTTGACACTCTTAATCAACACCCAATAAGGCCCCATCAACATCGACTGGCCTTCAACCAATAACTAGTTGACGTCAACTAGACCTTATCCAGTGTCGACCCAAGGCAAAAATGGGTGTCAATTTTTTAGTTTCATACTTCAACTAGGAGTGTTGTGCATGGGCTTCTAGAGTCATAACCTCACTTCAATTACCTTTAAGGCGTCATGGGAGTGTTCATATTGTTGCGTCAAAAAATCGTTTAAGG harbors:
- the LOC122657989 gene encoding protein FLOWERING LOCUS T-like gives rise to the protein MPRDPLLVGGVIGDVLDPFNRKVSLRVTYGSREVRNGCEFKPSVVVNQPRVDIGGDDLRNFHTLIMVDPDAPSPSHPTLKEYLHWLVVDIPATTGASFGQEIICYENPRPTIGIHRCVFVLFQQLGRHTVYAPEWRQNFNTRDFANVYNLGLPVAALYFNCQRENGSGGRRPEMSIP